A single genomic interval of Helianthus annuus cultivar XRQ/B chromosome 6, HanXRQr2.0-SUNRISE, whole genome shotgun sequence harbors:
- the LOC110865089 gene encoding NADH dehydrogenase [ubiquinone] iron-sulfur protein 5-B — protein MASGWGITGNKGRCYDFWMDFSECMSRCREPKDCSLLREDYLECLHHSKEFQRRNRIYKEEQRQIRAAAQKAKGGDSDGDGVPHH, from the exons ATGGCGTCAGGGTGGGGGATAACAGGGAACAAGGGAAGATGCTACGACTTCTGGATGGATTTCAGCGAGTGTATGTCTCGTTGTAGAGAACCCAAAGACTGCTCTCTTCTCCGTGAAGACTATCTCGAGTGTCTTCACCACTCTAAAGAG TTTCAAAGGCGAAATCGGATCTACAAAGAGGAGCAACGCCAGATAAGAGCAGCTGCACAGAAGGCAAAAGGCGGAGATAGTGATGGTGATGGAGTTCCTCATCATTAG
- the LOC110865090 gene encoding translationally-controlled tumor protein homolog — translation MLVYQDLITGDELLSDSFPYKELLNGILWEVEGKWVVQGAVAVDIGANPSAEGADDDEGVDDQAVKVVDIVDTFRLQEQPPFDKKTFVAYIKKYIKTLTPKLDEEKQEFFKKNIEAATKFLLSKLSDLQFFVGESMHDDSTIVFAYYKEGAADPTFLYFGVGLKEVKC, via the exons ATGTTGGTCTATCAAGATTTGATTACTG GTGATGAGCTTCTTTCAGACTCCTTCCCCTACAAGGAACTCTTGAATGGGATCCTATGGGAAGTTGAAGGAAAG TGGGTGGTACAAGGAGCAGTGGCTGTTGACATTGGCGCAAACCCTTCTGCTGAAGGAGCCGatgacgatgaaggtgttgatGATCAAGCAGTGAAGGTGGTCGACATTGTCGATACCTTTAGGCTCCAG GAGCAACCCCCTTTTGACAAGAAGACGTTTGTCGCTTACATCAAGAAGTACATCAAAACTCTTACTCCCAAGCTTGATGAAGAGAAGCAAGAATTCTTCAAGAAAAACATCGAGGCTGCAACGAAGTTTCTCCTCTCAAAGCTCAGTGACCTTCAGTT TTTTGTCGGTGAGAGCATGCATGATGACAGTACAATAGTGTTTGCTTACTACAAAGAAGGTGCAGCTGACCCGACATTTTTGTATTTTGGTGTGGGGTTGAAGGAGGTTAAATGTTGA